Genomic segment of Prochlorothrix hollandica PCC 9006 = CALU 1027:
GCACTATTTACAACAACAACGGGCTGAGAGCCTGCCCCCCGTTACCCCCAAGGTGGACACCTCCCCCAGCTATCTAGAAGACGAGTGAAGTCAACTCCCCTAACCCCCAACTGTGTCTGAATCCGCCCCTGAATCTACCCCTGAATCTCTCCCTCCAGTGACTGCTGCATCTGACTCCCCCCTCAATACTCCCCTCCTGGTCAAAGCGACGGGCAGTTCGTCTAGGGGGGGCCGTTCTGATGCGGGCTTAGCGCCCCTGTTGCTGACGGTGACCGAACTGATTCGGCAACTGATGGAGGCCCAAATTATCCGACGCATGGAAGCGGAAGCCCTGACCGAGTCGCAACTGGATGAAGCGGCCCAAAGCTTACAAGCCCTGGAGACCCAGGTGCTGCGACTATGCGAGATTTTCGAGATTGATCCGGCCCAACTCAATATTGATCTAGGGGAACTGGGGAGTTTGCTGCCCAAGCAAGGGGGCTATTATCCCGGCCAAGGGTATCAACAGACGACGGTGCTGGAACTCCTCGATCGCCTCCTACAAGTGGGTATTGTGGTGGAGGGGGATGTGGATTTAGGCATTGTCAATTTGAATCTGATTTGCCTGAAGCTACGGCTTGTCCTCACCTCCCAACCCCAACGCTCCATCGAGGGCTTACCGCTGCCAGCGGGACAAAATTAACGGGACCGTCGAGCACTCCGCGCCCCACTGTCCCGGCTTAAGGTGATACTCCATCGGGCACCTCGAAACACTCCAATCCTGATGGATCCAGTCACAAATTTGCCCGGATTTGATGGGGAACGGCTTCGCTGCGCCCCCTATTAATCGAGATGCTCCATCCCCTCTCCTACTGTTCAGTGAATTCAACCATGGCTAACGGCTTTTACCTCTACGGCATCTTCCCCCCTCCCGGACCCACCCACCTGGATATGGTGGGCTTGGATAAACAGCCGGTACGCCTGCAAAATGTGGATGGCTTTGTTTTTCTCTATTCCGAAGCCCAACAGGATCGCTATTTAGCCAGTCGCCGCAACTTGTTGGGCCATGCCCAGGTGCTGGAAAAGGCCATGGTAGAAGGCTGCCGCACCCTGCTGCCGCTACCCCTGAACCGGCTGATTGTCCAGAGTTGGGACGAAGTGGCAGACCAGTTCACCATTCCCTATGGGGAAACCCTGAAGCAACTGTTTACCCGACTGGAGGGTAAGCGGGAAGTGAGCGTTAAAGTCTATTGGGACGAAGGGGCAGAACTGGAAACCCTGATGGCGGAAAACGCAGACCTCCAGGCCCAGCGGGAATTACTGGAAGGGAAAAAACTGAGCATGGAGCAGGTGATTGCCATTGGCCAATCCATTGAATCGGGCCTGCGGGATCGACAGTCGGATGTGATGGATGTCTTTCGCCAAACCCTCAATCCCTATGCCATAGCCCTAGTAGACAGCGATCCCCAAACCCAATCCATGATTTACAACACGGCTTATTTAATCCCTTGGGACACCGAGCCAGCCTTTAGCCAAGCAGTGGAAGCGTTAGATCGTCAGTTTGGCGATCGCCTGCGGATTCGTTACAACAACTTCACCGCCCCCTATAACTTTGCCCAACTGGATCAACTGGAGTAGGCAGCGTTGCGCCCCTAAACCCCACGCCCCACAGCCAACCCACTGCACCAGCAACACCAACCCCAGTGGCCCGATCGACCCTCGGGAAGACTAGGATAGTAGCAGTCTCTCTGCTGCGCTTGCTGCCACGCTCTAAGGGCAACCCACCTGTTATGGCCAATGAGGAACACCTGGCATTAGTTAAAGAGGGCGTAGCGGCCTGGAACCGCTGGCGTACTGACAACCAAGATATCTATCCCCAACTAGTACAAGCTGCTTTAGGAAAAGCCGATTTAGCCCAAGGGGATTTTCGCCAGGTGGACCTCAAGCTGTCCAACTTAGCCGGGGCCATCCTCCACCGGGCCAACTTTGCCGATGCCATCCTCTATACGGCCAACCTTAAGGAAGCCGATCTCCAGGGAGCCAGCCTCCAGGGAGCAGATTTACGGGAAGTGAACTTTTCCCTGGCGGATCTGAGTGCCGCCGATTTACGCCGTGCTGACCTGCGATCGGCTGATCTCTATACGGCCAACCTGCGGGAAGCTGACCTGCGGGAGGCCACCCTGAGCCAAGCCGATCTGGCGGAAGTAGACCTGACCATGGCCAACCTCAGCGGTGCCGATCTCCGAGAAACGCGACTCACCCGTGCCACCCTCTACACCAGCAACCTCAGTCTTGCCTTACTGCAAAACGCCGACCTGCGCCATGCTGACCTGCGGGAGGCCGATCTCTATACCGCCAACCTCCAAGGGGCCAACCTAGAACGGGCCAACCTCAGCCGCGCCGACTTGGGGGAATGTGATCTGAGTCGGGCCAACCTGCGCTTTGCCAACCTGCGGGAAGTGCGATTACGGGAATCGAACCTGGAACAAGCAAACTGCCAGGATGCCATTCTCTACAAGGCCAACCTCAGCCGCAGTTGCCTGCGCCACACCAATCTCAACCGGGCCAAAATCCAAGAAGCCGAACTCCATGAATCAGATCTATCGGGAGCCTCCTGTACCCGTAGTAATCTCGTGGGCGCTAGCCTCTATTGCTGCAACCTCAGTTATGCCAACCTGTGCATGGCCAATGCTTGTATGGCCAACCTAGTCCGCGCCAACCTCAGCCACAGCATCCTCATTGGCTCCAACCTCATTAGTGCCAATCTCTACCGCACAAACCTCCAACAGGCGGATTTATCCTGGGCTGACCTGCGGGAAGCGACCCTCTGCGAGGCGAGTTTCCAGGGAGCGGATCTGCGGGGGGCCGATTTACGGTGGGCTAATCTCCGGGATGCTAATTTTACCGATGCAGATCTCACCCACGCCCTCTTCACCGCCACTAATCTCCAGGAAGCCGATCTCAGCCCCCAACAGTTATCCCAAATCCGGCAGGTCAGTGATGTCAAGACCCGATCGCCCACCCCGGCCCGTTAATCCCCACGATCGCCATAGCCCCACGATCGTCCCTGTAAGTTCCCCTCCAGCTCTACATCCTGAAGCTCTACATCCTGAAGCTCTACATCCTGAAGCTCTACATCCTGAAGCTCTACATCCTGAAGGGCACCTTACATAATTCCCAGGGTTGTCCCGGTGCCAACGGGAGCACCAGGGTTGTAGCGGGCGACTGCGCCACATCACCCCATTAACCGAGGTACCCTGAAGCTAGGGAATAACGTCATCGGCATAAAAATCAGCCAGAATTGATAAAACTTAATGTCAATACAATTATTTTCGTCAGGAATTACCCTAATACACAACGTAGGGTATCTGGGAACTTTAAGTTCGCCCTAACGTCTTATGGGATCTTGGCTCTCTCCGTACTATGGGCTGCATCTACCCGATCCCAAGATTTAGACAAGATTTAGACAAGATTTAACCTACCCCCAGATCTAAACCAGATCTCAACCAGATCTAAACCAGATCTAAACCTCCGCAAATCTAGGCCAACTCCCCCCACCGCGATCGGTGATCATCGGTGATCAATAAACCTACCCCAACGAGAAGCCTACCCCAACGAGATCCCGTATAAGGCGACTCTCCAATGCTGATGGGAAGAAGTCCATGGATACAACGTGGAAGAAAAATAGTCGATCAGAGTAAGCCAATGGGGGCAAATTCAGATTTATTTTCCACTTTCCCAGACCTTCCCAGATTTGAACTCCAATCTGTGATCTGTGAACATTGGCAGGACTACCATGGCAGCTCTCCCCCTTTCCCCGAACTCCAAGCCTTGCAAGACACCAGACTCCCTAACCTGCGATTTCCCCGACGATGCTCCGGCTGTCTCCCCCGATGTCACTGGTTTTGCTACAGCCGCGATCGCCCAAACCCTCAACCCGGAAGATCTAGACTTCGATCCTACCGATGCCATCCCAGAGGATCACGAAAAGGATACAGAACTGGAAATAGACCTCCAGGCGATCGACCTCCAGGCGATCGATCTCCAGGCCATCGACCTCCAAGCGATCGACCTCCAAGCGATCGACCTCCAAGCCATCGATGCTGAAGCCCGAAAAGCTTTAAAAGACGCTCAAGAACCAGAGACAGAAACGATCCCCACCTCCCACAAACTGAAGGCAGCACCCGAGGACACCAGTCGCCGTTCCACAGACTTAGTGCGGCTCTATCTCCAGGAAATTGGACGGGTGCGCCTCTTGGGTCGGGATGAAGAAGTCTCGGAAGCCCAGAAAGTCCAGCGCTATATGAAACTCCTGGAACAACGGAGTCAGTGCGCCCAGCAGGAAGGGGGGATCCTGCAACATTATGTGACATTACTGGAGGTGCGGGATACCTTAACCGCTCAACTGGGCCATCGTCCTTCCCTCGATCGCTGGGCGAAAGCAGCCAACATTGACGGGTCCGATCTCAAACCACAGTTGGCGGAGGGGAAACGCCTCTGGGCGGAACGGCTGGAGTTGACCGTGGAGGAGATGGAGCAAATCCAAGGGGCAGGGATCAAGGCTAAAGAGCATATGATCAAGGCCAATCTGCGCCTAGTGGTGTCGGTGGCCAAGAAATACCAAAATCGCGGTCTGGAGTTGCTGGATTTGGTGCAGGAAGGCACCCTGGGGCTGGAACGGGCCGTGGAAAAATTTGACCCCACCAAGGGCTACCGCTTCAGTACCTATGCCTACTGGTGGATCCGCCAAGGCATTACCCGGGCGATCGCCACCCAAAGCCGCACCATTCGCCTGCCGGTACACATCACCGAAAAACTGAACAAAATCAAAAAGGCCCAGCGCAAAATCTCCCAGGAGCAGGGCCACACCGCCACGGTGGAAGATGTGGCCAAAGAACTAGACATGACCCCGGAGCAGGTGCGGGATGTGTTGGTGCGGGTTCCTCGGGCGGTCTCCCTGGAAACCCGGGTTGGCAAAGAGAAAGATACAGAACTGGGGGATCTGCTAGAAACCACGGATTTATCCCCCGAAGAGCTACTCATGCGGGAATCCCTGCGGCGGGATCTGCACCGGCTGCTGGCGGATCTGACCACGCGGGAACTGGAAGTGATCAAAATGCGCTTTGGACTCTGGGACGGGCAAAGTTATTCCCTCGCCGAAATTGGTCGCATTCTCGATCTCTCGCGGGAACGAGTCCGCCAAATTGAAGCCAAGGGCTTACAAAAACTGCGGCAACCCAAACGCCGCAACTGGGTGCGGGATTATTTAGAGTCCCTCAGTTAACCTGGGTTTGGGATAGGCCAGAGAACGTTTAACCACCCGACAAAACCCAAGGCAGGCCGCTGAACGTCTTGCCAAGCCTAACCCCAGGGCTAGACAATGACGGGCGCAACGGTTGCCCCATTCGCCCCTCTGATCATGGCTGACATTTCCCCCCCCGCCCCCTATATCCCCCACTACAAGCCCAACCAAGTCCTGCGGGGCAGTGGCTCTGTGGTCATTGTCACCGGCTGGACGGTGCGCCATACCGTGGCCAAGGCGTTGAACCCCCAGGACTATGGGGCCATCGGCCAACTCTATAGCCCCACCCGGGGCATTAGCCTGCTGCTACGGAACTTGCTGGCCAATCCCCAGGTGCGAGATCTGGTGATTCTGAGTGCCACCAAGGAGGATCGCAACGCTGGGGGGTGTCAGTGTTTGCTGGACTTCTTCACCTGGGGCTTTGAGGCTGGGTTCAGTGATACGGGGGCTGCTTGTTGGTTAATTCGCGGCCCTGGTGAGGCGATCGGCACCGGGGACACTGCAACGAGGGAACCCAGGACACCGGACGAGACCGATCGCCCCACCATCCGGGGCTACATTGATGCTGAGATTGCCGCCACGGCCCTGGAACAACTGCGACAGCAGGTGAGACCCCACGGGGTCACCACCTTGGGGGAGGCGATCGCCGCTGTCCACGCTTGCAACCAATCCCCCACTGCGGCTCCCTGGGGATCCCCTCAATTTTTCCCCCTCACCGAACCCACCCCCACGGTGTTCCCTGGTCCCCGCTACGGCCATCGCATCGAGGGCAAAACCATTGCCGAGACCTGGGTTCGCCTGATCCATCGCATTAAAACCACCGGCACCCTGCGGCCCACGGGCTACGATGGCCAGTGGCAGGAACTGATTGATTTAGTCGCTATTGTCACCGCTGAACCGGAGGGGTTTTACTTCCCGGAACCCAATTATTTACCCTGCGATCGCCCCTTTATCCAAGATTACATTGCCCAAATTTTGGAGGATGCCCCCTACCGGGAAGGGGTGAAATACACCTATGGTCAGCGGCTGCGATCGTGGTTTGGCCGGGATCAAATTGAACAGGTGGTGCAGAAACTGGTGGGGGAAATCGATGCCGCTAGCGCCGTTATGAGCCTGTGGGATGCCAAGGATCACGAAACGGGGGGTAGCCCCTGCCTGAACCATATTTGGGTGCGGGTGGTGGCGGGGGAATTGTCCTTAACGGCCCTATTCCGCAGTAACGATATGTTCAGCGCGTGGCCCGCCAATGCCATGGGGTTACGGGCCTTGCAGCACCATATCCGCGATCGCATTGCCCAGGAGTCTGACTATGATCTGACCCTGGGACCCTTGATTACCATTAGCCAGAGCGCCCATATTTATGACGATACCTGGGACAACGCCGATCGCCTGATTGCCGATCAATATGCCCGTCTCCACGAGACCCCAGATTTTGCCGATCCAGCGGGTAACTTCCTGGTGGAGGTGGAGGGGGCAGAGATCCAGGTGACCCACACCACCGGGGGCAGCGGGGAAGTAGTGCAACGATATCGGGGCAAACAGCCCCTACGGCTGCTGCGACAAATTTGCCAGGGTTCCCCCATGGTGCGCCCCGACCACGCCGGTTATTTGGGCCTGGAGTTACAGAAAGCCGCCATTTGCCTCAAAACAGGCCAGATTTACCAGCAGGATCGGGAATTGTCCCAGTAGACGACAGCGTTCTGGTGGGGATCTCGGCTGCAAGCGCCTAGTAGACTACGGCCTAGGCCAAGGCAGGGGTCGGGGCGCTCAGGGGAGGGAGAGCCGTGGCCAGGGGGGGCAAGGGGGCAATGCCCGCTCGATCGAGAATGTGGGGCACCAAATCTTCCCGCTTAATGGCCATGAGATGCACCCCTTGACAGAGTTCCTGGGCCAGTTGCACCTGCTCTGCGGCAATGGCGACCCCTTCCTCTAGGGGGTGTTTGGCTTGGGCTAGGCGATCGATCGTGGACTGGGGAATATGCACCCCCGGCACATAGCGATTGATAAATTCCGCATTTTTGGCCGACTTCAGCAGAAAAATACCTGCCAATACCGGTTTACCGTGATCCTGGGCAATGTCGGTCATGAAGGTGTGGAAGCGATCGAAATCCGTAATCATCTGACTTTGGAAAAACTGGGCACCCGCCGCCACCTTGCGCTCAAACCGCTTGGCCAACGCCGACCAACTGGGTAACTGGGGATCCACCGCCGCCCCCGCCAGCAAATCCGTCCCCCCATCGGGCAGGGGTTGGTCGTTCCAGTCTTGCCCCCCATTGAGCTTCGTAATCAGGGTCAGGAGCCGCACCGACTCCAAATCAAACACGGCCCTAGCCTTAGGATGATCCCCCGCCTTCACGGGATCCCCCGTCAACGCCAAAATATTCTGGAGACCCAGGACATGGGCACCCAGGAGATCCGCCTGTAAACCGATGCGATTGCGATCGCGGCAGGTGAACTGACAAATGGGTTCAATGCCCTGGCGTTGCAACAAGACACAGGCCGCCAAGGATGACATGCGCATCACCGCACGGCTACCGTCGGTAATATTGACCCCGTGAACCCGCTGTTTCAGGGTAGAGGCCATGGCCAACATGTGGGCAGGATCGCCCCCCTTGGGGGGGGAAATCTCGGCTGTGATGAGAAATTCACCAGCTTGAATTGCTGTACGGAATCGATTAAACATGGGGGCTGGATTACTTGCTGTGGACGCTATGAGCTGTGGACGCTATGAGCCGTGGACGCTATGAGCCGTGGACGCTATGAACAGATGACTCCTGGGGCTATCCATCCTGGACCCTAGGGGGCAACCCAAACCTTGCTTTCACAGGCTCCTAGGGTTGTTGAGGTTGGGTCCACCAAGCTAGCCCATAGGGCTGCACGGGTCCATGGGTCTGGTCTTGGTATTGCACTCGTACCTTATAAAATCCCGCCTGGGGGACCTGCACAAATAAATGCTCGGTACTATCCACCGGACTCACAGAGGAAGCTACCGCCGCCGCTGTGTCTGTGGTCTCTACGGGCAATAAAAAGAGATCCAGGTTATTCAGTCCCCGATTCTGGAAGGTTTCCCCCAAATCATAGGCTCCATTGCCGTTGAGATCCACCAACTCCACCTGCCGATCCCACACTAAGGTGGCCGATAGATAGCTGTCCGCCTCTAGGGGCTGCTGAAACACATAGTCCCGAAAGACAGGATTAGCCTGACCTGCCCCGGCCTGGGCCACCTGGTTATAGTCCCAACCCCGATCGGGCACAGCCGCCACCGCAATCCCCGGGCCGGATCCAAACTGCCCTGCCTTAAACTGCTCATAGGCCCGGAAAACATTGAGGTGACCGGCTCCCATGGTGAGATCCAACGGCATCGCCGGTTGACCATAGGCGGGAGACTGGAGCCAGGTTTGGCCCCGCTGGTTCAACAGGGTACGTTCCATGGCCAAAAAATGACCATTGCCCTCATCCTGGAGCTTATCGGCACTGTTGAGCAACACCGCCTTAGTCACCTCATGGCGACGGGCCACCAAATTCCAGCCGGG
This window contains:
- a CDS encoding thymidylate synthase, producing the protein MIMADISPPAPYIPHYKPNQVLRGSGSVVIVTGWTVRHTVAKALNPQDYGAIGQLYSPTRGISLLLRNLLANPQVRDLVILSATKEDRNAGGCQCLLDFFTWGFEAGFSDTGAACWLIRGPGEAIGTGDTATREPRTPDETDRPTIRGYIDAEIAATALEQLRQQVRPHGVTTLGEAIAAVHACNQSPTAAPWGSPQFFPLTEPTPTVFPGPRYGHRIEGKTIAETWVRLIHRIKTTGTLRPTGYDGQWQELIDLVAIVTAEPEGFYFPEPNYLPCDRPFIQDYIAQILEDAPYREGVKYTYGQRLRSWFGRDQIEQVVQKLVGEIDAASAVMSLWDAKDHETGGSPCLNHIWVRVVAGELSLTALFRSNDMFSAWPANAMGLRALQHHIRDRIAQESDYDLTLGPLITISQSAHIYDDTWDNADRLIADQYARLHETPDFADPAGNFLVEVEGAEIQVTHTTGGSGEVVQRYRGKQPLRLLRQICQGSPMVRPDHAGYLGLELQKAAICLKTGQIYQQDRELSQ
- a CDS encoding methylenetetrahydrofolate reductase, with translation MFNRFRTAIQAGEFLITAEISPPKGGDPAHMLAMASTLKQRVHGVNITDGSRAVMRMSSLAACVLLQRQGIEPICQFTCRDRNRIGLQADLLGAHVLGLQNILALTGDPVKAGDHPKARAVFDLESVRLLTLITKLNGGQDWNDQPLPDGGTDLLAGAAVDPQLPSWSALAKRFERKVAAGAQFFQSQMITDFDRFHTFMTDIAQDHGKPVLAGIFLLKSAKNAEFINRYVPGVHIPQSTIDRLAQAKHPLEEGVAIAAEQVQLAQELCQGVHLMAIKREDLVPHILDRAGIAPLPPLATALPPLSAPTPALA
- a CDS encoding GvpL/GvpF family gas vesicle protein, whose translation is MANGFYLYGIFPPPGPTHLDMVGLDKQPVRLQNVDGFVFLYSEAQQDRYLASRRNLLGHAQVLEKAMVEGCRTLLPLPLNRLIVQSWDEVADQFTIPYGETLKQLFTRLEGKREVSVKVYWDEGAELETLMAENADLQAQRELLEGKKLSMEQVIAIGQSIESGLRDRQSDVMDVFRQTLNPYAIALVDSDPQTQSMIYNTAYLIPWDTEPAFSQAVEALDRQFGDRLRIRYNNFTAPYNFAQLDQLE
- a CDS encoding gas vesicle protein K; this encodes MVKATGSSSRGGRSDAGLAPLLLTVTELIRQLMEAQIIRRMEAEALTESQLDEAAQSLQALETQVLRLCEIFEIDPAQLNIDLGELGSLLPKQGGYYPGQGYQQTTVLELLDRLLQVGIVVEGDVDLGIVNLNLICLKLRLVLTSQPQRSIEGLPLPAGQN
- the sigC gene encoding RNA polymerase sigma factor SigC gives rise to the protein MAALPLSPNSKPCKTPDSLTCDFPDDAPAVSPDVTGFATAAIAQTLNPEDLDFDPTDAIPEDHEKDTELEIDLQAIDLQAIDLQAIDLQAIDLQAIDLQAIDAEARKALKDAQEPETETIPTSHKLKAAPEDTSRRSTDLVRLYLQEIGRVRLLGRDEEVSEAQKVQRYMKLLEQRSQCAQQEGGILQHYVTLLEVRDTLTAQLGHRPSLDRWAKAANIDGSDLKPQLAEGKRLWAERLELTVEEMEQIQGAGIKAKEHMIKANLRLVVSVAKKYQNRGLELLDLVQEGTLGLERAVEKFDPTKGYRFSTYAYWWIRQGITRAIATQSRTIRLPVHITEKLNKIKKAQRKISQEQGHTATVEDVAKELDMTPEQVRDVLVRVPRAVSLETRVGKEKDTELGDLLETTDLSPEELLMRESLRRDLHRLLADLTTRELEVIKMRFGLWDGQSYSLAEIGRILDLSRERVRQIEAKGLQKLRQPKRRNWVRDYLESLS
- a CDS encoding pentapeptide repeat-containing protein; this translates as MANEEHLALVKEGVAAWNRWRTDNQDIYPQLVQAALGKADLAQGDFRQVDLKLSNLAGAILHRANFADAILYTANLKEADLQGASLQGADLREVNFSLADLSAADLRRADLRSADLYTANLREADLREATLSQADLAEVDLTMANLSGADLRETRLTRATLYTSNLSLALLQNADLRHADLREADLYTANLQGANLERANLSRADLGECDLSRANLRFANLREVRLRESNLEQANCQDAILYKANLSRSCLRHTNLNRAKIQEAELHESDLSGASCTRSNLVGASLYCCNLSYANLCMANACMANLVRANLSHSILIGSNLISANLYRTNLQQADLSWADLREATLCEASFQGADLRGADLRWANLRDANFTDADLTHALFTATNLQEADLSPQQLSQIRQVSDVKTRSPTPAR